In Thermococcus sp., the DNA window GGATAGATGTCCTTGCGGCCTTCTCTCAGGGGCCTATCCTTAAAACCCTTGGATTGCAGCCCAATCTGAGTGCGCTAGCTCCGCTGATGAGTATGCTCGCTATTGTTGAAGCCCTCCTTATGCTGGCGACGGCGGTAACCGTTAGAAAGAACCCTGGGGAACGTAGGGGTCAGCTGATCATATTTCTCAGCACAATTATTGGGATGTCATATATCCTCGCGGCAACCATTCTCAACAGGTCGCCCGCCGTGCTCTTTGCATTTTCCGTTCCCTTCCTGGGCGTGGCTCTAATGCTGGTGGGATACTCATTGATAAAAGAGGAGATAGGTCTGAGGAGCACCGCCACACTCCTGCCCTTGGGGGCGCTCCTTCTCGGGACCATCAACCTTACGTACCCTATAACCATCTCAACTCCCCTGGCGAGCTATCTCTACGGGCTGGGAGCACTTTTCAGGGCGATGATATTCATAGGGATGGCGAGGTACGCTTTCCTGCCCATCAAGCCACCCGAGATGCCTCTAACCGAGCTTCCCACCGGCGCGTTCTACACAGAGGGTGGGAGGGTTTCCGATGTTATCATCCAGAAGATGCAGTCCAATGGAAATGGGGTTCTCATAACTAGAAGGTCGTTTCAGGGATTTAAACCAAAGTTTCCCGTGTTTTGGGTAACCAAGGTTGCCTCGGGAATAATAGAAGAGAATCTCATGGCAGTATCCCCGACAGACATAGGTATTCTCGTAGACCTCGTTAAGCGGCATCTCAAAAAAGGGCACTCCCTTGTGGTGATAGACTGTCTTGAATACCTTGTAATGGAAAACGACTTTGAGAACGCCTTCAAATTCCTGCTATCCTTGAAGGACACCACCGTGAAGTACAATGGAACTCTTATTGCGGTAGTTGAGCCATCCGCCTATCCCACGAAGCATATGACTATGTTGACCAAGGAGTTGGAGAGACTGGAGCTTTAAGGCGTCCCCATAGAAAGCCGTGCCTATGACTCTACCACGGGTTTATCCGAACAGTCCCAGCGCCGGCCCG includes these proteins:
- a CDS encoding DUF835 domain-containing protein encodes the protein MLFLSLGLWIDVLAAFSQGPILKTLGLQPNLSALAPLMSMLAIVEALLMLATAVTVRKNPGERRGQLIIFLSTIIGMSYILAATILNRSPAVLFAFSVPFLGVALMLVGYSLIKEEIGLRSTATLLPLGALLLGTINLTYPITISTPLASYLYGLGALFRAMIFIGMARYAFLPIKPPEMPLTELPTGAFYTEGGRVSDVIIQKMQSNGNGVLITRRSFQGFKPKFPVFWVTKVASGIIEENLMAVSPTDIGILVDLVKRHLKKGHSLVVIDCLEYLVMENDFENAFKFLLSLKDTTVKYNGTLIAVVEPSAYPTKHMTMLTKELERLEL